The following nucleotide sequence is from Vitis vinifera cultivar Pinot Noir 40024 chromosome 14, ASM3070453v1.
ATTACCcgtcaaatttaaaaaaaaaaatgattatataaatTCACTATAGCCTATAATAGAATTTTTATGAAAccagaataaaaacaaaaaaataatttatcaatcaaattaaagaaaaatattactaattcatatatttttatcgATTTATTTATACCCTTAGTCTCAAACTCTGGCTATTCAAATTAAGACTCTAttaattgaatgtaaaaataaaaataaaaataaaaatcaaacaaggGTAAAAATGAGAACCCAAAGTCCCACATTGGGAATAGAGGGAATATGAAGAACATGAGGCCAAAACTGAACATGGGGAAATATTCTATTGTGTTCTGAGTCTTCTCTAACACAACGTTTAACTCTGTATCTGTTTGTAAAGGGTTCAAGGTTGGGAGCAGAAGTCGCTCCACAGCTTCTCCCACGTGTCAACCACCCATTGCAACACTGCTTCCTACGCTCTCCTCTCTCCAATTCATAAACAACAGACAATATATCTGTAAAACCAACCCCACTCTTCCCTTTTGCTGACAGAGCGattcatacattttattttttccatttttagctTTCACATGGTAATACACCCGATTTTGTagcaaaaaaaatatgtatgaaCGATCAAAGGCTTCATCCTGAGCGTGTAGGAAAATGTTGGCCACTGCATTGCGTTTTTCCTTTGACCTCtcttcttttgtttccttttctttgttGGGGTCTGGTGTTACAAGCTTTTGCCATGGAGGTTGCTGGAGATTCTAAGGCTTCTTCATCATGGTACGTGTTGGTCTTGGTCTTACCTCAATTTCTGCACTGGGTTTTGAGTTTTGGCTTCTGGGCTTTTAGTGATTCTGTGTCGTGACGAGGAAATTTAGATCTTCTGATGCGATGTGTTCTGCATTTCTTGTGtgtttttgaattgtttttttccctttttctttgaGTTTAAGATAATGGGTTCTATGGATTCTATGTTCTTACATGATCATATGGCAGATTTAGAGATTTTACCATCAACTGttatgctttattttttattttttattttttattttttttaatatttgatcatttttatttttatttttatttttatttcaaatttagcTTTTcgatttggggatttttctattttaaaattgttatctATCCaacgattttttttctttttccttttgataacaatttttaagatttaGTTATTTGAATTTTGGCATCTTTTATGCCATGAGAGTAGAATTTAGATTTAACTTATGGGATTTATATACGATTCTTCTTTCTAGTAGTTTTTGAGGCTAAGAATTCATATTTGGTGCAATTTTGGATTATGTTTTTGGTTTGCTTTCATATGTATccaacattttctttaaaaaaaatattgaccTTTACCTTATGTGTTTGGAGAATATTATGTTTTTGTGTTCTAAAGATTTTCATAATGTGTATATGAAAGTTTtcagcttaatttttttttttactacctTTTTCAGTTTTTGCTTATGTGTTTTGAGaattctgttttttttataggaaacaagAGTAAATTTGAGctcattttgtttgtttgtttcattGATTGATTTTGGTAGGTTTTGGGTTATTGATTAACAGCCTAGTAAATTTTGCAGATGATTTTAAGCTTTCGTCTCTTACGCAATCTTACTCACCCAAtgctatttttttaatctcttccATTCTGTTAGAGATGATTTCAATGAAGTTATTTATCTCCTTTTTGGTGATTTCTATCTCTTCCTCCTAGTACAATTTGATCTTTCTCTTCCTTGGTTTGGCTGTCATGGATTCTTCATTGACAGTATGCTTATTTTTGCAGGAAAATGGCTAAGAATGTCAGAAAATTATTGGAAAAGACCCCAAAAGATGAGGCTGTTTCTGCTAGAGATAAAATATCAGGTTCTCGGTTTCCTTCCTCTGTTTCTGCCCAAGGTAGCATCTGCATTTCTTATGACcctatataaattgaattaccTGCATGTGtgtttcaattttctcttcccTTCTGCATTAAATTTTCTCTTGTAGACTTGAGATTGTTGGATATGAAGAAGGGAAAAGATGAACACACTCCTAAAGGAATTCTAGAATTCTGTGCTGAAAGCTTTGTACCTGAAATGCAAACTTCCTGTCTTGGTAGCTCAGAATCCAAAAGGTCAAGAGCACGTTCACACTGGCGTTCATTTCTCAATCGGTTCACAAAGAATTCAGTTATTCGTTTCCCATCCTTAACTCCTGTCATGTCAAAGAGATCAAGAGGAAAAAGTCAAAGTGCAAGAGAGAATGTGCTTGCTGTAAATACTTTCAACAGTTCATGGAAGAATTTCAGCTTAGTTGAACTCCAGAATGCAACAAAGAATTTTCACCACGGTCTGTTGTTTGTTCCTGATTTGAAACCgacaatccttttttttttttttgttcaacttGAATTgcaatttctttccttttttcctgaTGGTGTACTTACTATATTCTCAGTTTCTAGATTACCCCCTGAAAATAAAGTTTATCTCCCactcaaaaaataaagttttaactttTGTTGAAAATCCATACAAAATCTTGATCAATGCTTCAACTATATGATTAATGGTTCCTTTCTATTGCAGAAAATTTGATTGGAAAGGGTGGTTATGCTGAAGTTTATAAGGGTCGTTTAAAAGATGGGCAGTTCATTGCCATTAAGCGGCTGACTCAAGGAACACCAGAAGAGAGGGTAATGAGCTTTTTACATGAGCTTGGCATCATAGCTCATGTAAACCATCCCAATACTGCTAAGTTGATAGGGTATGGCGTTCAAGGAGGACTGCACCTTGTTCTGCAGTTATCGCCCCTCGGGAGTTTAGGATCTCTACTTCATGGTTTGTTCATAATTCTCACACTCTTGCTTCTGGATTATTACTCATTTTTAGTTCAGTTTATTATATGTTCCCTTATGGTTTCCAGTTACAAAGAGTAAACTAGAGTGGAGTAGTAGGTATAAAATTGCTTTAGGAACAGCTGATGGCCTACGGTACCTTCACGAGCATTGTCAAAGGCGAATCATTCATAGAGATATAAAAGCTGATAACATTTTGCTCACAGAGGATTTTGAGCCTCAGGTACCTCTCAAACCTAAGCACAACTAATTGTTAATGCTTCATTTCACTTACATTCAGGTTTTTTCAGTGTTTTCTCCTTGAAAACAATTTCAGCAACAAGTCAGTTCTGGTAGATGTGTGTGATATAAACTCAATACTGAAGGATTAAGACTCACCAGCATTATCCAAACAAACTGTTAATTGAAGCTATAAATATGCCTATCCATACGGTTCAAAACATTAATGGCTAGTTACATTTATTAAtccctttttgtttcttgtacAGAGTTTTCTCCTTCCAATAATGCTATTGCCATGCATTTTGTTTTACCTACACCTTTTAAATGCCTGATGTTATTGGTTATGTATATCTATAGCTTCACTTCTGTTGTGCATATCTAAGTCAATTTTAGCATAAAACAATTTCTCCAGATATAGGAAGCACTGCCGTAAGATTTCATTCTGTTATAAAGAGCCACGAAACCCATACATAGATCAAGCAAAAGATCCAAGCgatttctatatatttgtaaagATTTGTagtcaaattatttaatttttgtggtCTAGGTAATTTTTATTAGGATTTGGCACACCAATTAGCTAGTCATTGGTTTAGTGTGGCAAACATGGAATCATAGAAGTGTAAGTGCTCTCTAACGGATGCCTTGCAGTCATGTACAGGCTTTATGAATCTTTATGACAGTTTTTGCAGTGGCATTTGGCTTGGCATGTCTTTATTTCTGCATAAGCCGCTTTGATGAACTAAATCCACCACCAATTAAAGCATCAAAAGTATGAAAGGTTCTGCCAATATTCACGGCctttccaaacaatggaatatTTCAGAGCATGAACATAAACATTAAATCTAAACAtatctttccttttatttatttattttttttattattattttttttatagacaaaacaaaaaagtaataaattaaaagcaCTAACTAAAAGGTTGCAAACCAAGTAGACACGATGTATACAAGATACTCCTCAAAGACACAACATCTAACAAGCTAACCCACTCCCAATCTATctacacaaaaagaaaaggtttaCAAATCCTACTTCTTCATTATTCCAAAGAAACAAGGCTTTAAGTAAAGCATTCTTTGTTGCCATTATCGACTTATTAGATCCTTCAAAGATTCTAAGAGCTTAGTTGGGAATGgtttttaagaacattttttttctttagaacataaaacagttttttaactcaaaaaactcatttgacaaatttttaactaaaaccattttttgagAATCTAGTATGAAAATAGGTTgctttttagaacaaatttgaggTATTTTTAGGTGTTCTTTTAGAATGTTGTaagagataatttaaaaaatgaagaaaactttgagaaattttgaattatcaTAAGTGTATAGCTTCATGGAAAATAAGTTGAgaatattgtttttcatatttgagtttccaAATAGATgttccttaaaataattaagaataatttttaagaattgttctaaaaaactgttttttgataactttttttcGAAAACATTGTCAAAAAAGTGCTAAGATTTTTAAACACTCCAAAACAAATAGAGATTAATTTCCAAACTATTTTGTGGTTGGATCCCACAAAAGCTCTTTGCCAACTTTGCAAAATCTCCTTAATTGATTATGACAACACCAAAGCCACCCCATATAATGAGAAAACCAAAGACCAATGGCTATAAACCAACTTACAATGGATCAAAATGTTGTTTGCTCACTCAACTCCATGCTTGCAAAGGcaacaacaattaaaaaaaagatcCTCTCTGCATAGGTTGATcaatcatgataattttcttccatGCTGGCCTATGAAATGAAGAAACTAACCTTACATGGCACCTTGGAATTCCAAACTACTTTTGttagaaacaaaaaagattCCCTCATTGTCATAAAATTATAGTAGGATCCATTAGAGAAAAAGCCATTCCTAGTTAAATTCCACACAAGCTTATCCTCTAACCGAAGATACTATGCTATATATCCTAGGGAAACAATCTTTTAGTGGTCTACTTTCACACCAAATAATATGCTAAAAGATTATGCTTTGATCATTTCCAATTGAGTAGTTTGTCCTCGAGAAAAAAATCTTCACCTTCCTTCCAAAGCTAAACGTATCTTACTTGAGTGATAGAACAGTCATGTTCTTTTCTTGATCATAGTTGTTAGAATGGTACCAGCCAAGGAGAATGTCTTATTAAAGAGGCACAActgtctttttttcctttccttttcttaagTTCCTAAGGGTGCACCGTCATTCTTAGTTCTttctacaaattaaatatatttgaaacaTATTTTTGCATATTCAAGTTTacaatattttacaaaattgcaATGCACCCTAGGTTATGTCTTACTTCACTCAAGTGCACACCTTCAATTGCATCTTGCACCTAGACTTTAAGAAATCTTTACGCCATAAATGTGGCTTGCACATTTCAAAACTATATCCTATGCAATAACAGATATATTGAGTTAATTGAGTAAATTGCAACTCATTTCACTCTAGTGCAAGCCTTGGGTTATGTATTCTTGCACTTTTCAAATCTATATTCTAAGTTTCTAAGCAATAACATAATTGAGTTAGTCTTATAGAAATTAGCTAGATGAAAATGAAACAACCTActcttcaaatttaataaagCTTTAAGTTGAcaaggcatgaagcaagattggGAGAAAAGATAAGAGTACATGGCATTCATTTCTTTTGTTGAAGCAAGAGAGGActctatataaatatttttcacatgGAGCAAAGCTTAGATAACATCTCTAGTTTACTTATAGTTTCTGATATGATAAAATGTGTCaatatattgtttatttggcGGCTTCTACAGGAATTTATCTTTTTGATTGCTCAATCACTAATATCAACTAGAAAGGACAAAGATTTAAGTGAGTTTACTTGGAAACTTTTTCAGATTATAAATGtctattcttcattttctttttttttcttttttttttgtcaaggaACATTCTACAACCAGGATATTAGAATTCATTTCACTAAAGTTGTGTCATTTTGATATTTCACCTATTACGATAATGATATTCTAGTGAAATTATGAGTGTGTCCTTTCATACCCTATCTAGAAATGTCACAAGACCTAAATTTCCAATAAACCTTTTACCTATGGGATATGTACTGTATTTACAATATATCATTTGATCAGCATACAAGCTTGTGACTTAAGCAATATTTGGAATAATCTCTTATAGAAcagtagtgtttttttttttaaagtaaaatattgATTGTATTAACAACACCTAAAGGGGCAcataaaattataatgatatatacaaAGACGCTAAAAAGGCTAAAAGACAAGGTGAGgggaacacaaaaaacaaaaaccatgtcttACTTAGAGCCTAACTACTCCACAAAGTCCAACATGGACAAGGAGCGATCTCCTATTGACACCTTGACCTATTCCAACAAGAAGTACATGAATGATTATTTAATAGCTTGGTTGCCTTAATATTTTTGAACgctctcctatttctctccCTTCATAATGTCCAAAATAAGTATAAAAGAGTAGTTTTTCAAgcctttttcctcttcttttcgATGAAAAATGCATGCCAACTCAAAAGGGGCACCTCTCACCGAAGAATGCATCTCTCACTAAACTCCAAAAAAGGCATAGATTAGCTACCACAAAATAGTTGCTTTCGAGCACTAAAGGAGGATAAGGTCAgccatttctttatttttttaagacatATAGCATCTATTTGGGATCCTCCAACCCTTCTTTTTGAGCTGGTCCAAAATAAAACCTACCCCAAGTTGTTTCCCATGTGAAAAACCTACTCCTCAACAATACCTGAGGAGAGGAGTACTCAACATCTTTAACCACATGAAGTTTGATGAATGCGTATCTTCatccaaagaaaataaaggttatagTTAGTTTTAAGATAAGATTGTAGGAAGTAGAGGAGAATGaaaggtttttgtttttagttagACAATATGAAAGGAGACAttattataaaaggaaaaagattttcTTGAGTGTGAAAAACTATAGAGGAGggccttgattttttttatccccTTGAAAATCATCATAAATGTCAATGTaaataaaaggtaaaatttcttgacaatttttttaaaaccatcaAGAGAATCTTATCTTGGAGgtgaagaaaaaccaaaaaaggaatGTTTTGTTGATGGTTGTTGAAAATTGTCGAGAAAAGTATTTCATGTGGCGATTTTCGCAGACCATGGAGATAAATGCTTTTTATATGAGTGCAGAAAAACCTAGTCTCTGAAGGTTTTGGAAGGCTATAATTTAACAAAACCTAGAATAACCTAGAGCTTCTTCAAAAGAAACACTACATTGAGAATCTATTGGAGCGTAGAGAAATTGCATAAACTAAAGAACTGAAATAGAAGATTGGTAATCACAAATCATTTAGATATAATGAGAGAATTCTCATAAGTTTAAGCAACGAAAATATGTTATCTCATTATTGTCATTAAAGTGTTGTCCTCAAGAATGAAGTAATGCAATgaatcatttttaagaaaaaatcatATAGAGAAAGGGATGGGGGGAAACTCTAGCTTTTGCACTTTTGCATACATGTAATTCCCAGAAAGAAAATCATaaaggaagaaaaccagagcTCTTACCTTATAAAGTTGAACAAAACTTTTACGCTACATTACGAACAGGTTATCCGAACTCTATTGAAACGAGACTTTTAAATAAGTTCCACAAATAAAATTGTTACTCAAATTTCAGGGCCTATTAGCTGAGGCCATTGCAATTTGTAATTACACAATAGAGTTTAAGCCTGTCTACAAACATTCTTGAGTCAATAACAAATAGTCGTGATTAATAATTcaagctgattttttttttttttttacttaatagtAAACTGATTGGAAGAGAAAATTAGCTGACCCAAAAAAAGTCTATTTTCATCACAAGAATAACCCCTTTAATTATCATAACCATTCTTTATGCATGActcaattatttgaaatttaagatTAGCACACCTTAGGGGCTATTCAATCATCAtcaaacattaatttgaaaGGTGAAAAATCATGATGTATACAGAAATTGTCTCTATGATCATGGACATAAAAGAAATTGATGTTTTccaatttattcaattttagattcaattaaaaaatattgcaaATAGATCATGAGAAACTATATTGTTGATTTAGTTAGAAACCTATTTTAGTTAGTGTACATGGTAAGGCTAGCCTTACCAGGGACGTGCCACATAGAAGCCTCAAACTTTGATACCTACAATTCAGGGGCTCGAGCAGCACTTCTTCAGGTGTTTTGCATATTCCTCACATCCAGAAGACAATTAAGGTGTAAGTCAAACAAGGTTTAGTTCTTAAGGAATTTATATCTTGTTCCATGTAGCCATTAAGCCTAACCAAGGCTTTTccttatcaaatttttatcaaaagatcgggatttttgttctttttcttttactttgttGCAATTTCCAAGTTGGGAAACCAGTATAGTTGCTCTTTCTGTTGGATTATTCTGtcaatcacattttttttagctttaCTTTCATGAATTATGGAAGGCACTGATTGTTTTTCTGCCATTGCTTAAATGCATTCATTCATGCAGCAAGGAGTTTCCAGAATTGATGATGacttcattataaaaaattggacagaatttgtaattttattgcATATATTTTAACTCTATTAATCCTAGATTCCTCTCTTATAATGTCAATTATCCTATTATGGAAAATCTATGCTGtaattttctttgtatttatcaTTCAATGTCTAATTCAGTCCATCTTAATCCAGATTTGTGATTTTGGTCTTGCAAAGTGGCTACCAAAGCAGTGGACGCACTTCAACGTAACAAAGTTTGAAGGCACATTTGGGTGGGTAAGCCTAAGAGGCTTATGAATTGAAGGCTAATGAAGTTCTGCTGACTCTATGCTTTCCTTGTATGGCAGCTATTTTGCGCCCGAATACTTCATGCATGGCATAGTGGATGAAAAAACGgatatattttcttttgggGTGCTACTTTTGGAGCTCATTACAGGACGCCGAGCTGTGGACCATATGAAGCAAAGCCTTGTGGTTTGGGTGTGTTTTCTTTTGCAGAATTTGAACATACCATCACATGCTGTCATAGATTAAAGCCTTTGCTGACTGGTTCAACTTCTTTTTTTGGCAGGCAAAACCTTTGCTGTACAAAAATTCTGTTGCAGAACTTGTTGATCCTGCTCTTGATGAGTATGACGAAGAAGAGATGGATCGCATGCTCCTGACTGCCTCTCTGTGCATTGAGCAGTCTCCAGTTCTACGACCTCGAATGAATCAGGCAAGTACCAACTTTAGGAAGGTGCATGATACCCCCTCCATATGGTTTGTTAAGAGTCATCCTGATCTTACCACTGTTTCCACCCATTCATGGGTCATGTCCATCATCATGCCTCTAACAAAGGGAGAGCATTCTAGTAACATGACCTGTTTCTCCTTTCTGGTGAATGACTCTGACCATACTGATTTGGCCGAGTCGGCCCATGCTGTAAACAACAATTGAGCAAAATAATACATCACTTCATTTCTATAGATAAGAAGTTTGttttaataattcaaatgtTTAAGTTTAATGATGATCATGCCCTCCTATCCCACATTGTGAAACACTAAATAAATGTTATATACGTTTTTGTGCTCTTGAAAACTAAAACTACCATGATTGGTTTCACTCTTGAGATACTTTTCTTGCTTTTTAAAGCAAAATTTACTTTGTTTTCTCTAAAGCAAGAAGCAATCACTACCAACCAATAGTGCCTTCCTTCTTACAGGAGACAACATAGAACCAGGCTTTATTAAGGTCTTGTCTTAGGCTTTCTTCTTTGAAAAGTTGCCCTTAGAACCCCTTTCAAGGATATATGCTTAAAgtagaagggaaaaaaaggttgaaaaagaaaacaagccCCATAGGCAAGCAAACATTGGGTAGCAGTCAAATTTGTTTTTCTGTTGTTATATGCAGGTGGTTGTGCTGCTCAGAGGTGATGAATACAACCCAGACGGTGCACAAGAATCTCAAAACCACATGCCCAAAAGAACATACTCCAATGAAATCTTGGACGCAGCAGAATACAACTCAACCAAGTGTCTGGATGAACGTCTTGGAGAAGATCAGTAACCTGTTCTTGGTTCCTAAATGTGGTGCAAGAATATTCAAATAACAGTAGCTGTAGTTCTGGAGTTTCAGGGTGCATTAGGAAAGACTAATGGAGATGAAACCATTAATTCTGATTTGTTTTGCATGGAATTTGGAAGCAGCAGTCCATCCTTGAACCATAAAAACCATGATACACAGTGACATGAAAATCAAGATGGAATGGTTCTGAATTCCATGGAAAACAAGAGAGAATGATGGAATTTCCACTTTACCAGAGGATGACCAAACACCCTCTCAGCCTTCCCACACCATGTTGATATGGAGTTTATGGGAGCTTTCTGTATGTAATTGAAAATAACAAGCAGGAGTGCTTCTACTAAAAGAAATCATGTGCTTCCTAAAGTGTTAAGCAGATGTATAATTCCTATAGGAACATGTTCAGGTGACATCACATTGATGATTGAACAATAGAAATCTACTTCtaattatttatgttatttGTGTTTGATTATATATCTGCAAGTTGGAACTTCAGGTTTCCATTTTCACCTTCACACAAGGGTTGTGCTGTTTAGCCAGTTCAGGCTGATGATTGAGTGGTAATTTGTGAAGTATTAATGGAGATAACTTTGACCGTGTTTACATTacattaaagttattttaatttctttgataaaaaaaaaaatggaagaagggTTTTGGctcaataatttgaaaaatcaaggaaaaaataaccctaaattttgtaaatcaaattatctctattcatttaaaaatatcttaagatACACGGACTTTTTTATGAGTAAGATAATTACTTCCTGAacgtttcttttattttctatgtcaataaaatatcaattgaCTGGTAGACTCATTCACATGGATGCCTAACTATAGAAAACTAATCTTccttttagtattatttttaacttttcaatTATGATAAACCTAAGTGGACACTTTTCAATTATGAACAAACACAATATATGAATATTGAGGTAGTTTGAAGGGTGTGGGCATTTGGAGTGGTGATGTCCATGAATGGTAGAGTATGAGTTTTATAGAGAATAaggttttgttgttttttccaATGATGAATGAGGATATAATGGTTTTGCCTTAAAGATGCCTTGTATGAGATGATTTGTGtctttttaaggtttttttcttTGGGGCAAAGTTGGAGTACTTTCATGGACCTATGTTGTTCTTggccttttccattttttttctccttttggcTTCACATTCAATTTAGGAGATAAAGATACTAATAAAAGgaaatatgttgtttttttcCACCTTTTTCATGTAAATTTTTTGAATGGGATGATTGGTGgccaataaaatttaaaaagaaaaaaaaaatcgtagcATACTTTGTAACATTCCTCTTTTTATTTAACCCTAGTAATTTCTTGTTACTAGTACATTTGGTTGGCATTTAGTGCATATGGTCGGATTATTTTAGAGGatttatttctcatattatCCCAATTTTCAACATGTCAAACTTCTCaagaatttgtttattttttattttgttttatcttaTATTACTACTCATGATTCTtctttatcaaatatataactTCTAGGATATTTGCACTTATGAGGGTTGAGTGCATGAAATCCTTGTTTGTTAGTCaacatttttttaagtaatgTCAAGAaggatttattaataaatttatttatttatgtttcttattTACTTTACTATCTCAtttgcattaattggttatttgagcatatTACGTTCATATCCCTTACATTGTATataacttaggtgcattaggagtcaCACAAATGATACAAGTCATAAGTTTCTTataagatgataagttgtttGTAGTCGATTCATATATTTGAGCAATCCAATAGAAATTATAGTGCATCACCTTataattggaaggatgacttgTTTTAGCCATCAAGATGAGTTTCCCATAATAAGTGTACTAAttatatggttacacattgaattGAACTTACAATAAATCATGATGCAAGActatcaattatcatgattcacaaaactactatactgcatgaactctcaaccttgggagaatattgagtttgtgttaaAGTCAACATGAAGTTTGACTTATGGGTAAAACTCTAAagttatatacatatatataaggattaggtcactattaataaaatttagtaacaatagatattctcaatagagataCCATGACATCTCAAGGGATTGAAACAATGTGTCATTTTAGTTGATCCCAAGGACATGTGATTTAGAAGGTTATGACCATAGCATTTCCTCTAGtggaaattttatatatgtttcttACAGCTAGAGTACActaattgatcatataataagtagatctataactcaagtaTTGGAAATGTAATCTTAATAAGAGATAGTACTATCATATTATATTacagacaccaattcatgaaaGGTCTGTATGCAGTaaatagtaggtcacaaacttaATCTTC
It contains:
- the LOC100260540 gene encoding receptor-like cytosolic serine/threonine-protein kinase RBK2 isoform X2; its protein translation is MNDQRLHPERVGKCWPLHCVFPLTSLLLFPFLCWGLVLQAFAMEVAGDSKASSSWKMAKNVRKLLEKTPKDEAVSARDKISGSRFPSSVSAQESKRSRARSHWRSFLNRFTKNSVIRFPSLTPVMSKRSRGKSQSARENVLAVNTFNSSWKNFSLVELQNATKNFHHENLIGKGGYAEVYKGRLKDGQFIAIKRLTQGTPEERVMSFLHELGIIAHVNHPNTAKLIGYGVQGGLHLVLQLSPLGSLGSLLHVTKSKLEWSSRYKIALGTADGLRYLHEHCQRRIIHRDIKADNILLTEDFEPQICDFGLAKWLPKQWTHFNVTKFEGTFGYFAPEYFMHGIVDEKTDIFSFGVLLLELITGRRAVDHMKQSLVVWAKPLLYKNSVAELVDPALDEYDEEEMDRMLLTASLCIEQSPVLRPRMNQVVVLLRGDEYNPDGAQESQNHMPKRTYSNEILDAAEYNSTKCLDERLGEDQ
- the LOC100260540 gene encoding receptor-like cytosolic serine/threonine-protein kinase RBK2 isoform X1, producing the protein MNDQRLHPERVGKCWPLHCVFPLTSLLLFPFLCWGLVLQAFAMEVAGDSKASSSWKMAKNVRKLLEKTPKDEAVSARDKISGSRFPSSVSAQDLRLLDMKKGKDEHTPKGILEFCAESFVPEMQTSCLGSSESKRSRARSHWRSFLNRFTKNSVIRFPSLTPVMSKRSRGKSQSARENVLAVNTFNSSWKNFSLVELQNATKNFHHENLIGKGGYAEVYKGRLKDGQFIAIKRLTQGTPEERVMSFLHELGIIAHVNHPNTAKLIGYGVQGGLHLVLQLSPLGSLGSLLHVTKSKLEWSSRYKIALGTADGLRYLHEHCQRRIIHRDIKADNILLTEDFEPQICDFGLAKWLPKQWTHFNVTKFEGTFGYFAPEYFMHGIVDEKTDIFSFGVLLLELITGRRAVDHMKQSLVVWAKPLLYKNSVAELVDPALDEYDEEEMDRMLLTASLCIEQSPVLRPRMNQVVVLLRGDEYNPDGAQESQNHMPKRTYSNEILDAAEYNSTKCLDERLGEDQ